The region TCTTTCATATTTTTACTCAGgtcttaaaattttatgttaCCTTTAAATActcaaaaaaattgatagacCAAATTAATTCAATCCAATTTTTCTTCAACAAACAAAAGAACAAATTGCATCTTTGTTAAGAAAATATGATAAAAACTTACAAAAAAcccaaaatcaaatcaatcacAACTGCATAAGTTATACAAACTTACTCTTCCTGACTACAAATAAATACCAATCCGCAGTCTCTCAATCTGTTGATCAAATCTccaatttttgaaaaaacttaaaataaaaatggaaaccAACCAATGTAATTTCTTGAGGCGGTTTATCTAGTTAATCACAGTCGTACAGCACATGCAATTGGCGAAAAGAGAAGATCTACGCTTCTGCTTCTCTTTACTTTTCGATGGCGGTGCCGTGATTTCCTTCTTCTTATCTAATTTTGATCGGTTGGAATCCGTTTTTTCTGCCGGAATCACTTTCTCTTCGATTGTATTTTTATCCTGGAAAAGCAGTGGAGTCTTTTCGAATTCTTCGGTTCTGTTTGTTGCGAATCGGAGATCGAAATCAAAGCTCTGAGATTTTCGAATCTCTGCATTAGCAATCAAATTGTCAGGATTTGATTCGGTTCTGAATCTTCCCGAAACTTCTTGTGGCTCAAAACCACCGTCTATTAAGACAGGTGTTTCGACTTTTTCACACCGGTCACTGATTTGTACTGTGGATTCTGATGAATTAGCTTCTGTCACCTCCGCTTGAAATTTCTTTTCAGGAACCGGTTCGGTGTGGTGACTCACTGCAGTTTCTTGTGCTTGAAAACCATCACTTTCAAAGATTGGCATATCGAACTTTTGATGTTGTTCACTGGAATTATGTGCTGAAGCTGACAGGTTAGTTTCTGTCACCATCTCTGTCGCCACCGGAGCTTCAGGTTTCTCCATTGCCGACTCAACGTTAGAGATTGCAGTCTCTATGGCATGGAAACTAAAATCTGTTGCAGTAAAGATGTCACTGCTGCACAATTCTTGAGGATTCCCTTTGGATATCTCTTCCCCATTTATAACGTTTCTGACGATTAATTCTGCTGGAAGAGCTCTGAATTCTGGATCCTTCATCAGAATCATTTCTTCAGAGGCCTCATAACGGTTATCAGATTGCTCAACAGCCTCAGCCTCCTCGACTTGACTATTTCCGTTGATGGCTTCATCAGGAGCAACACATGCATCGAGTTTGCAACATTCCAATCTGCCTTCACTGTTTTTTTCATCGACAGTTGAAGAAATGGCTTCCAACATTTCAAGCTCATCATCCTGAATAGCATTTCTTTCAGATTTATCGCAACATTCTTCAAAAACCGTATTTTGATTGTTAGAATCCTCAAGAACCTTTAACTCCTCATCGACCTTAAGAACATCTCTTTCAGATTTCTGGTAGCATTCTTCAGAAACTCCATTATGATTGTCAGAATTCTCAACGACCTTTATTTCCTCAtcaacctttaaaacatttcttTCAGATTTCTCGGAGCATTCCTCAGAAACTCTATTCTGTTTGTTAGAATCCTCAACAACCTTTATCTCCTCATCAACCTTAAGAACATTTCTTTCAGATTTCTCGCAGTATTTCTCAGAAACTCCATTCTGATTGACGCAATTCTCAACAACCTTTATCTCCTCATCAACCTTATTAACATTTATCGCAGAGTTCTCGCAGCATTCCTCAGAAACTCCATTCTGCTTGACGTAATCCTCAACAACCTTTATCTCCTCATCAACCTTAAGAACATTTCTTTCAGATTTCTCGCAGCATATCTCAGAAACTATATTCTGATCGTAAGAATCCGCAACAACCTTTATTCTCTCATCATTCTTATTATCATTTATTGCAAAATTCTCACAGCATTTTATAGAAACTCTATTCTGGTTGTCAGAATTCTTAACAATCTTTATAACTTTAAGAACATTTCTTTCAGAGTTCTCGCAGCATTCCTTAGAAACTCCATTCTGATTGTCAGAATCCTCAAGAACCTTTATCTCCTTATCATCCTGGCACTTCTCGTCGCTAGCAACAACATGAGTGATGAAAGGATTGAGATGCGAAGACTGGGGTTGCGATGCATTTTCCTTTTCGAACTCTGGTTCTCTGACCAACTGATAGTCATCATGCATGCTGTCTGCACAAGTTGATCCTTTGTCTGACAGCTCAAATTCTTGAGTAAGAACAGTGAACCTGTCTTCAGGTACAGAAATTATTAGTTCTGTTCCATTCACTTTACTTGCTTTATCTTCAATATTGACATCTGCTGAATGATCTGATGATGCAGTTgttgtttggctcaaatttttCTCATTCGCAACATCAACTTCAACTTCAAATCTATCTTGAGATGCCAGTTCTTTCAGTAAAACCTCATCCCTGTCCTCTCCCACGTCTGAATTAGCGCGAGAAACAACAGTTGCTTCGAGCCTATCAGATGTGTAAGTATCTAACAGGTCGCCATTTTCTTCGCCATTGCATTCAATACTCGATCCTGCCATGTCTTCAGTTTTCCGTGAATTTATGCTACCTTGTTCTAACCCGTCAGAACTAACTTTCATCAATTCAGGTTGGTCGGAAATTTGCTCCATGAAATCGTTTGATTCTGGATCATTTGCTGAGGATATTGCAGCAGAATCTGAATAAAATAGGATTTGAAGATCTTAAAGCTGACTCTTGCATGTTCTATGCAAGTGTATGCTATCAACTACTACTTTATCttgtaaaatcataaatttctACATTAGAAACCATAGATTTATAGGTAAAAAAATATCAGAATGAGTTTTAGTTAAGTAGATTGATTACAAAAGCTAACCTGTATTGAAGAAAGACTGCTCATCAATCAGACTATTGTTCATATCCACAACGTTTTCTTCCAAATCCGACATTATTTGCTTCGCATGATCTTCTAGTTCCTTTTCCAATGAATCTGCAGGTTGAATTTCACTTTCTTTCCCATCTTGTTCATCAAAATTGTTTTCAGATTTTGGAGATTCAACAAAAGAATGAACTTCAGGATTATCACCTCCTGCCCTTTGATCATCAGAGGATAACCCAGTTTCTTTCTGATGGTAATCCTTAGGTTCAATCGTCGGAACCACGTAATTTTCTCCTTTTAAATCATTCGCATCAACAGGTTCATTCATAGACTTCTCCTGACTTTCAgaattattgttattttcttcTGCATTATTACACCATAAAAAACATAGTGTTAGACAAAAAGCTCAACTAAAGTAAATTTAATAACTGGAAGTCGTACGTTAATTAATTACCTTGCAAGCCAGATGAGTTATTGTTGCCCATCTCATTTCCCATATTCAACTATCCAAATCCTGCAAGTGCAAATATAAACGACGCAGTTTGATGAGAAATGAAGGTACACAAGTTCAAGGAAATATAAAACGTGAAAATCAGAGTGTACGAGTCAGAAAATTAATACCATGATGATGATGGTAATGATTTTCACATGGGTGTTGCTATAGAGATTGGACGACAATTTTGATTTCGGCTACATTGCCAGAGTGTTACTACTTCATTATTCATTTACGTTGCTTAAAGTATAAGCCTTATTTTGGGTCACTGGTCTTCCAAAACTTCTACTTTATATTGTTGTTATTCTATGTGTCTCATAAATTTTAGGGAGTAATTAATTCTGAAGATCACTGAATtttcgagttttttcatttcggtcactaaactattttttttttcattttgatcactgaactttcattttttttcattttggtattttccggccaaaaatacttaggtggcagccggaattaattttttttaacctgaaaacttgccatataagcattatttgatctaaaagctcattttcaaagtgaaattatgtatatgtgataaattttcaaagtaaaacttaTAAAATCCAGTTTTCACATGTCAACTTCCGGCTGTCACCTAAGTatttttggcctgaaataccaaaatgaaaaaaaatgaaagtccaatgatcaaaatgaaaaaaataataatttagtgactgaaatgaaaaaacttgaAAGTACAGTGATCTTCAGGAttaattatccaaattttaGGGATAAttgtaaaatgaaaaacaaatcaCTTTAAAACCCCtcacatttgtcttaaatcacacTTGCTGTTTTTAGATTTTAACGGCAAAGCGACTTGATTTCAccctttttttcttctcttgttatttcttttatcaattattgGTCGGTTTTTTTCTTCTATTCTCTCGCTCTATCCGTTTATTTTCACTCCTGACATTGCTAAGTAATTAAAGTTCAATGTCGGCAATTCCAAATATGATTTATGTAGACTATCACTGACTTGCCTTCATCATTGCCATCAAATAACCTTTTTTAGGACCGCTTCCAACTTGCCCCTCACAAAAAGAAAACAAGTAAGAGAGTTAATTAATAATGTATTTTTAGATATATTGATCAATTAAGGATAATACTTTTTCTTTTcgatcaattaaaaattaaactatctATTTTTTGTCAATTAAGAATACAATTGGAtacattaaaaagaaaaaaaattagtacaACTGGATCATCttggttttaaaatttgtttatgtTGTACAATTGTATCATTAATTGACATAAAAATagagaatattattttaattgatcaaaataattaaatgactaaataaattatttgatccCGAGTTAAGCTATAAGAGCTATAATctttacaaaaaaaactatatattgTTATACAGCAACTTAGTTATGATAAACCTTAAAAGGCATATTGTAGGGCATTTTCTTGTTCACCAAGAAAGGACATATTTGATTCCTAATTTTCTGTTGCTTTTcacaaagtaaaaaaaataaaaaaatcgttGTTGGTGGTTGATAACAATCTACGGCGATTGGGTAGAAAATCATGGAAAAGTGCTATTTGATTTTATCCGAAATTACCTCTATAAATTTAATGTCCTTTTTCTTttgataaaaatcaaaatatagaaTACTCATCGTAGGAATTAAATCTACAACTTAACAGTTTGCCTTAtagtattaaaatttataatttagaaatGGTTATAATACTATAATGGTAAAATagaagtttggcataaattaatCCATTAAGCtaccattattttaaaatacacaTGTTGAACATAGATTGATTTTCGGTGTAGAATGATGGAATTTGAAATAGTGGGTCAAGAATTGAAGATGTCTTGGTGTAAAAGCTTAGTCTAGGGACAGATACTTGTTTGTTTAAGCCAAAATCGGACCCTTGTGttctttctttttctaattAGTTTAGCAGAATATGAAGAAGAGTTGGTGGAAATCCAACTACATCTAAtctttaatctttatttaataGAACAAAGTTACTTTAGCCTCTTAAATAATGATTATCACATTGTGTCAAtggaattaaattgaaataatattaaatttgaacTTGACCCGCttataaattgaaaacaattaaattttatttaaaaaatcaaataaatgtttgaaaatttaattctaatacaaaaatatgaatattattgtaaatattataagaataaaacataaatcaattaaaGATCAATTAAATCTATGGGATTGTAAAGTTAGATATTTTGACATTCGAACTTAACTTGATACTCTATTAAAGTAATTCAAGTTTGAATCCaacttaattattattaagtcaattttaaatattttaaagttaatttaattaccTTACGAGTTAATTTGAGTCAGAGTAATTTTTTAGTGTCCGCCCAAAATTTTGAtaccaatttaattttaaaaaagtaataaattgtAATTCAAATGATATATACGTTTAGATATTATTCTAGTAAGATCATTGGATTAATTCCTCTTACGATCATCAAAATTCTCCTctctcaaaatatatatattaaaacaattaatttggtGAAGTTTGATGGATTAGGTTCATCAGGAGTCAGGACAAGCATTCATCAtcaccaatttttttaataaaaatatctttatttGATTTCGGTAAAATTGTTATCCTCTTCCACGGTATGAGAGGGAAAAGCCTGTTTGAGGTTAGGCTATGAAATGGGCCTTATAATTGGACATGAGCTACATTTCAGCCCATATTGGTATGAGTGAGGCCCATGTTAATATCATATTCAACTGCTGCAGTATTTCTCAGGGACTATTGATGTTTGACTTGGAAATTAACTCTCTTTTTCTGTGGAAATCGCATTGGCATTGGTTTCTAAAAGCTCCTTGTATTGCAGAATCAGATTCTAATTCTATTCTCTGACCAATTTAACagatttttcatttaattatatttaattagcaaaaagataaataaattattatctaaATTCTATCATTATAAAACACCTgatcttaaataaaaaattccattTCATAAACATTAATGCTGCATATGTGTACTTAGCAATAGCTAATAACATCatgattttatcaataaattgtACCATATTAAATGGGGTAAATAATAACATGTTAATGAATACATCTTCCGtattttttagttgtccatttaaaaaatatgtttatCTCTAATtagttactccctccgttcttttttagttgtccatttagcaaaatatttttatctctaactagttgtccatttagaatttcaatgtgattttaactattattttctaaattgacctattcctaataaatgactccatgtttttatttaaaaagtatttattaactaataggattatactccctccatttttttttagttgtccatttaaaaaaaattacacatatCAAGATAATGCtcattttgtcttaaattacaaagaaaaatactaatataaccccattagttaataaatgctttcTAAAGTAGAATATAGAATCATTTATTAGGCATgggtaaatttgaaaaataaagattaaaatcaCCTTGAAtctctaaatggacaactattgatggaaaaatacatttgcctaaagtgacaactaaaaaaaatggagggagtattagttttttttgataatttaggaggggagcgcttgtgggaggaatcaaacccacgacctagcagttttctgcttagcgcttataccgtTTGAGCTAAAGCTCAttggttatattagtatttttctttataaattaagtcaAAAGGAGCACTATCTTGGTATGTgtaatattggctaaatggacaactaaaaaagaacagAGGGAGTATCTATTTAgaatttcaatataattttagttattatttttcaaatttatccctTCTTAATAAATGACTTTATAAGTAAAGTTACAATACATTTCTTAACAAATAGggttatatttgtatttatttttacgaTATAAGACAAGACATCCACTAtcttaatatgtacaattttggctaaatggacaactaaataaaaCCGGAGGGGGTACgataattaaaattcttaaaaatatttcaattatcATCATATAATTTTGTATCCGATATGGTTTCGAGCAGTAAAACAAAGACATTTCACAAATacttactttatttaaaatctaataaattcctttgaaaaaacaaatctaataaatttaatcaaaagccatctaaatactataaaattgGATTGttataaaatacaataaatcTCCAGTCCACTTCATCGTTATTCCAAAACATGTTTATCTATTAATAATCTAGTATATAATATACAATTTACATCGTACCGACTTAGAGTTAGAGCTGCAAATCTGAATTCACATTACAGTATTTCTTGAAAACTTAACGAGCAAGTTCATTACAGATACAGAGC is a window of Mercurialis annua linkage group LG2, ddMerAnnu1.2, whole genome shotgun sequence DNA encoding:
- the LOC126666733 gene encoding uncharacterized protein LOC126666733 isoform X2, producing MGNEMGNNNSSGLQEENNNNSESQEKSMNEPVDANDLKGENYVVPTIEPKDYHQKETGLSSDDQRAGGDNPEVHSFVESPKSENNFDEQDGKESEIQPADSLEKELEDHAKQIMSDLEENVVDMNNSLIDEQSFFNTANDPESNDFMEQISDQPELMKVSSDGLEQGSINSRKTEDMAGSSIECNGEENGDLLDTYTSDRLEATVVSRANSDVGEDRDEVLLKELASQDRFEVEVDVANEKNLSQTTTASSDHSADVNIEDKASKVNGTELIISVPEDRFTVLTQEFELSDKGSTCADSMHDDYQLVREPEFEKENASQPQSSHLNPFITHVVASDEKCQDDKEIKVLEDSDNQNGVSKECCENSERNVLKVIKIVKNSDNQNRVSIKCCENFAINDNKNDERIKVVADSYDQNIVSEICCEKSERNVLKVDEEIKVVEDYVKQNGVSEECCENSAINVNKVDEEIKVVENCVNQNGVSEKYCEKSERNVLKVDEEIKVVEDSNKQNRVSEECSEKSERNVLKVDEEIKVVENSDNHNGVSEECYQKSERDVLKVDEELKVLEDSNNQNTVFEECCDKSERNAIQDDELEMLEAISSTVDEKNSEGRLECCKLDACVAPDEAINGNSQVEEAEAVEQSDNRYEASEEMILMKDPEFRALPAELIVRNVINGEEISKGNPQELCSSDIFTATDFSFHAIETAISNVESAMEKPEAPVATEMVTETNLSASAHNSSEQHQKFDMPIFESDGFQAQETAVSHHTEPVPEKKFQAEVTEANSSESTVQISDRCEKVETPVLIDGGFEPQEVSGRFRTESNPDNLIANAEIRKSQSFDFDLRFATNRTEEFEKTPLLFQDKNTIEEKVIPAEKTDSNRSKLDKKKEITAPPSKSKEKQKRRSSLFANCMCCTTVIN
- the LOC126666733 gene encoding uncharacterized protein LOC126666733 isoform X1; this translates as MGNEMGNNNSSGLQEENNNNSESQEKSMNEPVDANDLKGENYVVPTIEPKDYHQKETGLSSDDQRAGGDNPEVHSFVESPKSENNFDEQDGKESEIQPADSLEKELEDHAKQIMSDLEENVVDMNNSLIDEQSFFNTDSAAISSANDPESNDFMEQISDQPELMKVSSDGLEQGSINSRKTEDMAGSSIECNGEENGDLLDTYTSDRLEATVVSRANSDVGEDRDEVLLKELASQDRFEVEVDVANEKNLSQTTTASSDHSADVNIEDKASKVNGTELIISVPEDRFTVLTQEFELSDKGSTCADSMHDDYQLVREPEFEKENASQPQSSHLNPFITHVVASDEKCQDDKEIKVLEDSDNQNGVSKECCENSERNVLKVIKIVKNSDNQNRVSIKCCENFAINDNKNDERIKVVADSYDQNIVSEICCEKSERNVLKVDEEIKVVEDYVKQNGVSEECCENSAINVNKVDEEIKVVENCVNQNGVSEKYCEKSERNVLKVDEEIKVVEDSNKQNRVSEECSEKSERNVLKVDEEIKVVENSDNHNGVSEECYQKSERDVLKVDEELKVLEDSNNQNTVFEECCDKSERNAIQDDELEMLEAISSTVDEKNSEGRLECCKLDACVAPDEAINGNSQVEEAEAVEQSDNRYEASEEMILMKDPEFRALPAELIVRNVINGEEISKGNPQELCSSDIFTATDFSFHAIETAISNVESAMEKPEAPVATEMVTETNLSASAHNSSEQHQKFDMPIFESDGFQAQETAVSHHTEPVPEKKFQAEVTEANSSESTVQISDRCEKVETPVLIDGGFEPQEVSGRFRTESNPDNLIANAEIRKSQSFDFDLRFATNRTEEFEKTPLLFQDKNTIEEKVIPAEKTDSNRSKLDKKKEITAPPSKSKEKQKRRSSLFANCMCCTTVIN